From the Streptomyces sp. KMM 9044 genome, one window contains:
- a CDS encoding NAD(P)H-binding protein, translating to MDATGPGRATDGERSLGVCIVGASGKSVTYMVRHALERGYEVVGVCRERSVPRLDGFAVRMTVVAGPTDDREAIRRAVAGCDAVLTALAPWGVRGYASKTAQAVLGLAPAGARLVFSCGRHITRDGKDAHSLKLRALVVVFGTAGTAGALRRPARPGGGTPPRLRRRHPLNGRTRERSGGGRGPGLPGVVGDHLHCGAGTSVPRFSRTTSPGGSTSRCSWWRRSPTTN from the coding sequence ATGGACGCGACGGGACCAGGACGAGCCACGGACGGGGAGCGGAGCCTGGGGGTCTGCATCGTCGGCGCCTCGGGCAAGTCGGTGACGTACATGGTGCGGCACGCGTTGGAGCGGGGCTACGAGGTCGTGGGCGTCTGCCGTGAGAGGAGTGTGCCGAGACTGGACGGGTTCGCCGTGCGGATGACCGTCGTCGCGGGCCCGACGGACGACCGTGAGGCCATCCGTCGGGCGGTCGCCGGCTGTGACGCGGTGCTGACGGCCCTGGCGCCCTGGGGAGTGCGGGGCTACGCGAGCAAGACCGCCCAGGCGGTGCTCGGCCTGGCCCCCGCGGGGGCGCGGCTGGTGTTCTCCTGCGGCCGGCACATCACCCGTGACGGCAAGGATGCGCACTCGCTGAAGCTGCGTGCGCTCGTCGTGGTCTTCGGCACGGCTGGCACGGCTGGCGCGCTTCGCCGACCTGCGCGACCAGGTGGAGGCACGCCGCCGCGTCTTCGCCGGCGACACCCGCTGAACGGTCGTACGCGGGAACGATCTGGAGGAGGGCGGGGGCCAGGGCTGCCGGGCGTCGTCGGTGATCACCTCCACTGCGGAGCGGGCACGTCGGTGCCCCGGTTCTCGCGGACAACCTCACCCGGCGGGTCGACTTCGCGCTGTTCATGGTGGAGGCGGTCACCGACGACGAACTGA
- a CDS encoding cation-translocating P-type ATPase has protein sequence MLPSDASATPPHWHALPATDATGRLDVDPGAGLSSDEAARRLAEHGPNQLDEAPREPRWRAFLRQFQDLLIIILLVAAVVSLLVSREGETPIAIAVVVLLNATIGFVQESRAEAALDALREMTVTHATVRRDGRLMQLAAGELVPGDVVTLAPGDRVPADGRLLTSASLEVQESVLTGEAQAVAKDADAEVAEDAPLADRSTAVFMNTAVTRGRGEVTVTATGMDTETGRIADMLHSAKPGPTPLQRQIDALSRTLALIAGLVIALVFVLGLVRGQDFGDLFISAVSLAVAAIPEGLPAVVAFTLAMGTGRMAKKGAIVKKLASVETLGSTTQICTDKTGTLTLNQMTAREMLLAGRRLTLSGEGYSSEGRIRTTDGQPLPQTLDHALTAMALCTDAVIRDGDVMGDPTEGALVVLAEKGGVDVIGLRQERPRRLEVPFDSDYKFMATFHDWTDDSGRAVVRCFVKGAPDVLAGRADRLVGEEGILPFDDAARRRFDEGNASLAEQGMRVMALGTEDFPADGFRAPEDPKDLLDRIVLTAMVGIVDPPRPEARTAIAECIDAGIRVRVITGDHAVTAGAIARELGIPGGAVTGADLDRIDDETALADRLDEAGVVARVSPEHKIRIVRALQDRGDVVAMTGDGVNDAPALRKADIGVAMGVTGTEVTKEASTMVLTDDNFATIVSAVREGRGIYDNIVKFTRFQVSTALGFVAVFLIASLTGLAGGAPFTALQILFVNLVMDGPPAMTLGVDPVSPDAMKRAPRAAGERILSKQRLTRILLASTVMAAGTLAVLIWAPGPEAELGEATVAGTMAFVTFVFFQVFNLLNVRHDTRSVFSRETLQNTSAFVATGAVIALLIAIVETDALHGFFTTTDLAPGQWLVCAAVGSAILWTGEVLKTVLRARAHGTRGTGSQQPTPRQAA, from the coding sequence ATGCTGCCTTCCGACGCTTCCGCCACACCACCGCACTGGCACGCCTTGCCCGCGACCGACGCGACGGGCCGGCTCGACGTCGACCCCGGTGCGGGGCTCTCTTCGGACGAAGCGGCCCGGCGGCTGGCGGAGCACGGGCCGAACCAGTTGGACGAGGCTCCGCGTGAACCCCGGTGGCGAGCCTTCCTCCGACAGTTCCAGGATCTCCTGATCATCATTCTGCTGGTGGCCGCCGTGGTCAGCCTGCTGGTGTCCCGGGAAGGGGAGACCCCGATCGCGATCGCAGTGGTGGTGCTGCTCAACGCAACGATCGGGTTCGTGCAGGAGTCCCGGGCCGAGGCGGCGCTGGACGCCCTGCGGGAGATGACGGTCACTCATGCCACGGTCCGCCGCGACGGCCGTCTGATGCAACTGGCCGCCGGTGAGCTGGTCCCCGGGGACGTGGTCACCCTCGCGCCGGGTGACCGGGTTCCCGCGGACGGGCGGCTGCTGACGTCGGCTTCCCTGGAAGTGCAGGAGTCCGTCCTGACAGGCGAGGCGCAGGCCGTGGCCAAGGACGCGGATGCCGAGGTCGCAGAGGACGCCCCGCTGGCCGACCGGTCGACGGCGGTGTTCATGAACACCGCCGTCACGCGCGGCCGGGGCGAGGTCACGGTCACCGCCACCGGTATGGACACCGAGACCGGCCGCATCGCCGACATGCTGCACTCGGCCAAGCCCGGTCCGACGCCGTTGCAGCGTCAGATCGACGCGCTCAGCCGCACCCTCGCCCTGATCGCCGGGCTGGTCATCGCGCTTGTGTTCGTCCTCGGCCTGGTGCGCGGGCAGGACTTCGGCGACCTGTTCATCAGTGCCGTGTCGCTGGCGGTCGCGGCCATCCCCGAGGGCCTGCCCGCGGTGGTCGCGTTCACCCTCGCGATGGGCACGGGCCGGATGGCCAAGAAGGGGGCGATCGTCAAGAAGCTGGCGTCGGTCGAGACTCTCGGCAGTACCACCCAGATCTGCACGGACAAGACCGGCACGCTGACGCTGAACCAGATGACGGCGCGGGAGATGCTGCTGGCCGGCCGTCGGCTCACCCTCTCCGGCGAGGGCTACTCCTCCGAAGGGCGGATCCGCACCACCGACGGACAGCCCCTGCCGCAGACGCTGGACCACGCGCTGACCGCGATGGCCCTGTGCACCGACGCGGTGATCCGCGACGGTGACGTCATGGGTGACCCGACCGAGGGCGCCCTGGTGGTCCTGGCCGAGAAGGGCGGCGTCGACGTGATCGGACTGCGGCAGGAGCGGCCGCGGCGGCTGGAGGTTCCCTTCGACTCCGACTACAAGTTCATGGCGACCTTCCACGACTGGACAGACGACTCCGGGCGCGCGGTGGTCCGGTGCTTCGTCAAGGGTGCTCCCGATGTCCTGGCCGGCCGTGCGGACCGCCTCGTCGGCGAGGAGGGGATCCTGCCGTTCGACGACGCGGCCCGCCGTCGGTTCGACGAGGGCAACGCCTCGCTCGCCGAGCAGGGCATGCGGGTCATGGCGCTGGGCACGGAGGATTTCCCCGCCGACGGCTTCCGGGCTCCCGAGGACCCCAAGGATCTCCTCGACCGGATCGTGCTGACGGCCATGGTGGGCATCGTCGATCCGCCCCGCCCGGAAGCACGCACGGCGATCGCCGAGTGCATCGATGCCGGAATCCGGGTTCGCGTGATCACCGGTGACCACGCGGTGACCGCGGGCGCCATCGCCCGCGAGCTCGGTATCCCCGGAGGCGCCGTGACGGGGGCCGATCTCGACCGCATCGACGACGAAACCGCCCTGGCCGACCGGCTGGACGAGGCGGGTGTCGTCGCCCGGGTGTCCCCCGAGCACAAGATCCGTATCGTCCGGGCGCTGCAGGACCGCGGTGACGTGGTCGCGATGACCGGTGACGGCGTCAATGACGCCCCCGCGCTGCGCAAGGCCGACATCGGGGTGGCGATGGGCGTCACGGGGACGGAGGTCACCAAGGAGGCCAGCACGATGGTGCTGACCGACGACAACTTCGCCACCATCGTGTCCGCGGTCCGCGAAGGCCGCGGCATCTACGACAACATCGTGAAGTTCACCCGGTTCCAGGTCTCCACCGCTCTGGGTTTCGTGGCCGTTTTCCTGATCGCCTCACTGACCGGTCTGGCGGGCGGGGCACCGTTCACCGCCCTGCAGATCCTGTTCGTCAACCTGGTCATGGACGGGCCGCCGGCCATGACCCTGGGCGTCGACCCGGTCAGTCCGGACGCGATGAAGCGCGCGCCTCGCGCGGCCGGCGAACGGATCCTCAGCAAGCAGCGTCTCACCCGCATCCTGCTGGCGAGCACAGTGATGGCGGCCGGCACACTGGCGGTGCTGATCTGGGCCCCGGGCCCGGAGGCGGAACTGGGAGAGGCGACCGTCGCGGGCACGATGGCCTTCGTCACCTTCGTGTTCTTCCAGGTCTTCAACCTGCTCAACGTGCGGCATGACACCCGCAGCGTGTTCAGCCGGGAAACGCTGCAGAACACCTCCGCGTTCGTCGCCACGGGTGCCGTGATCGCCCTGCTCATCGCCATCGTCGAAACCGACGCGCTGCACGGCTTCTTCACCACCACCGATCTCGCTCCCGGTCAGTGGCTGGTGTGCGCTGCCGTCGGCTCGGCGATCCTGTGGACCGGCGAGGTGCTCAAGACCGTGCTGCGTGCGCGTGCGCACGGCACGCGCGGCACCGGTTCGCAGCAGCCGACGCCCCGGCAGGCGGCGTGA
- a CDS encoding helix-turn-helix transcriptional regulator translates to MPKTSARLLALLSLLQARRDWPGALLAGRLGVSPRTVRRDVDRLRELGYPIEAVKGPDGGYRLGAGTDLPPLLFDDEQAVALAVALRTATVTGAGIEEAAVRALNTVRQVMPARLRHRVDTLRVTAVERPGAGPDLQADSGVLMTLGGAVHAREVLRFDYTPAFSSRHGGQVPAGPPPRRVEPHHLVARGGRWYLVAWDLDRDDWRTFRVDRITPRTPTGPRFTPRGLPGGEVSRFVAARFRGSGDSGEWPCRGEVILDLPAAEVSRHAHDGAVEELGPDRCRLTLGAWSWAGLAATVGLFDAGIEVVGPPELRAAFTRLGRRCTAAGAAVPPTAPATPVPAQHNGPTPPRNSLDNSSAAEER, encoded by the coding sequence ATGCCGAAGACATCAGCGCGACTGCTGGCCCTGCTCTCTCTCCTCCAGGCGCGCCGGGACTGGCCGGGGGCGCTGCTGGCCGGACGGCTGGGCGTCAGCCCGCGCACCGTGCGCCGCGACGTCGACCGGCTGCGCGAGCTCGGCTATCCCATCGAGGCCGTCAAGGGACCCGACGGCGGTTACCGGCTCGGCGCCGGCACGGACCTCCCTCCGCTGCTGTTCGACGACGAGCAGGCCGTCGCCCTCGCGGTCGCCCTCCGGACCGCCACCGTCACCGGCGCCGGCATCGAGGAGGCCGCGGTGCGCGCGCTGAACACCGTCCGCCAGGTGATGCCGGCCAGGCTCCGCCACCGTGTCGACACCCTCCGGGTCACCGCCGTCGAACGGCCGGGAGCCGGCCCGGACCTCCAGGCCGACAGCGGCGTCCTCATGACGCTCGGCGGCGCTGTCCACGCCCGGGAGGTACTGCGCTTCGACTACACCCCCGCCTTCTCGTCCCGGCACGGCGGACAGGTCCCCGCAGGACCCCCGCCGCGCCGGGTGGAACCGCACCATCTCGTCGCCCGGGGCGGACGCTGGTACCTCGTCGCCTGGGACCTCGACCGCGACGACTGGCGCACCTTCCGCGTGGACCGGATCACCCCACGTACCCCCACAGGCCCCCGCTTCACCCCGCGTGGACTGCCCGGAGGCGAGGTCTCCCGCTTCGTCGCCGCCAGGTTCCGGGGCTCCGGGGACTCGGGGGAGTGGCCCTGCCGCGGCGAGGTGATCCTCGACCTGCCCGCCGCCGAGGTGTCCCGCCACGCCCACGACGGAGCCGTAGAGGAACTCGGCCCGGACCGCTGCCGGCTCACCCTGGGCGCGTGGTCATGGGCAGGCCTCGCCGCCACCGTCGGCCTCTTCGACGCCGGCATCGAGGTCGTCGGCCCGCCCGAACTCAGGGCCGCCTTCACCCGCCTGGGCCGCCGCTGCACAGCTGCCGGTGCGGCCGTCCCGCCCACCGCGCCGGCCACCCCCGTGCCCGCACAGCACAACGGCCCCACCCCGCCCCGAAATTCGCTGGACAACTCCTCTGCCGCAGAAGAGCGTTGA
- a CDS encoding GlsB/YeaQ/YmgE family stress response membrane protein, translated as MGVIAWLVLGLLAGAIAKAVLPGRDPGGLIGTTVIGVAGAFLGGWLSSRFLDRPVQREFFDAATWGSAVVGALVLLIGYRVLFGNSRS; from the coding sequence ATGGGCGTCATCGCATGGCTGGTCCTGGGGCTGCTCGCAGGGGCAATAGCCAAGGCCGTCCTGCCCGGACGCGATCCGGGCGGGCTCATCGGGACGACGGTCATCGGCGTCGCTGGGGCCTTCCTGGGCGGCTGGCTGTCGTCGCGGTTCCTGGACCGGCCTGTACAGCGGGAGTTCTTCGACGCCGCCACCTGGGGCTCGGCCGTCGTGGGCGCGCTCGTCCTGCTCATCGGCTACCGCGTCCTCTTCGGTAACTCGCGCAGTTGA
- a CDS encoding transposase: MGSKKKPLYDAEFREGAVRIVVETGKPVGDVAEELGINPGTLHSWVSRWRRNGTTSSDRPAPPAPPASTVPGGRLREAERAELDRLRREMSEKNKRIRGLGTERDVFKRCRALWVK; this comes from the coding sequence ATGGGGTCCAAGAAGAAGCCGCTGTACGACGCCGAGTTCCGTGAGGGCGCCGTCCGCATCGTGGTCGAGACGGGGAAGCCGGTCGGGGATGTGGCCGAGGAGCTGGGGATCAACCCGGGCACCCTGCACAGTTGGGTCTCGCGCTGGCGCCGCAACGGGACGACGTCGTCGGACCGGCCCGCGCCGCCCGCGCCGCCCGCGTCGACTGTGCCTGGCGGGCGTCTGCGGGAGGCCGAGCGCGCGGAGCTGGATCGGCTGCGACGCGAGATGAGCGAGAAGAACAAGCGGATCCGGGGGCTGGGGACGGAGCGTGATGTCTTCAAGCGATGCAGGGCCCTCTGGGTGAAGTGA
- a CDS encoding alpha/beta fold hydrolase, protein MGTVTTSDGTTIFYKDWGPREGRPIVFHHGWPLSADDWDNQMLFFLSHGYRVIAHDRRGHGRSSQPSTGHEMDTYAADVEALTGALDLHDAVHIGHSTGGGEVARYVARAEPGRVAKAVLVSAVPPVMVKSESNPGGLPIEVFDQFRAALAANRAQFYIDVPSGPFYGFNRDGAKVHQGLIDNWWRQGMAGAANAHYECIKAFSETDFTDDLRQIDVPVLVAHGTDDQVVPYADSAPLSAELLKNGTLKSYEGLPHGMLSTHPEILNPDLLAFVKS, encoded by the coding sequence ATGGGCACAGTCACCACCTCCGACGGCACCACCATCTTCTACAAGGACTGGGGGCCGCGCGAGGGCCGGCCGATCGTCTTCCACCACGGCTGGCCGCTCAGCGCCGACGACTGGGACAACCAGATGTTGTTCTTCCTTTCCCACGGCTATCGTGTGATAGCCCACGACCGCCGCGGTCACGGGCGTTCAAGCCAGCCCTCGACGGGCCACGAGATGGACACCTACGCGGCCGATGTCGAGGCACTGACCGGCGCGCTCGATCTGCATGACGCCGTACACATCGGACATTCGACCGGCGGCGGCGAGGTCGCGCGCTATGTGGCACGCGCCGAGCCGGGCCGTGTCGCGAAGGCCGTGCTCGTCAGCGCCGTTCCACCGGTCATGGTCAAGTCCGAGAGCAATCCCGGAGGTCTGCCGATCGAGGTGTTCGACCAATTCCGCGCAGCCCTCGCCGCCAACCGCGCGCAGTTCTACATCGACGTGCCGTCCGGTCCCTTCTACGGCTTCAACCGCGACGGCGCAAAGGTGCACCAGGGCCTGATCGACAACTGGTGGCGGCAGGGGATGGCGGGCGCGGCCAATGCGCACTACGAGTGCATCAAGGCGTTCTCCGAGACCGACTTCACCGACGACCTCAGGCAGATCGACGTCCCGGTCCTCGTCGCGCACGGCACGGACGATCAAGTCGTGCCCTACGCGGACTCGGCGCCCCTGTCTGCCGAACTTCTGAAGAACGGCACCCTGAAGTCGTACGAAGGGCTCCCACACGGCATGCTCTCGACCCACCCGGAGATCCTCAACCCCGACCTTCTTGCCTTCGTGAAGTCGTAG
- a CDS encoding DUF6003 family protein: protein MTDDAYLVLLNGTAVTLGVPPSAVGELTCMEAPAVRAWLQAQGVTATSPGLRLVPPEETAALPDDVERLPVPLGEEELSHVRRHAAPHDVARLEKELLAYRSYSDGRDALLARALAAGVPAHRIAELTGEDLVTVKALAH, encoded by the coding sequence ATGACCGATGACGCCTACCTCGTCCTGCTGAACGGCACGGCCGTGACGCTCGGCGTGCCCCCTTCGGCCGTCGGGGAACTGACCTGCATGGAGGCTCCCGCGGTCCGGGCGTGGCTGCAAGCGCAGGGGGTCACCGCGACCTCCCCCGGGCTACGGCTGGTGCCGCCGGAGGAGACGGCAGCCCTTCCCGACGATGTCGAGCGGCTGCCCGTGCCCCTCGGGGAGGAGGAACTGAGCCACGTGCGCCGCCATGCCGCGCCGCACGACGTCGCCCGGCTGGAGAAGGAGTTGCTGGCCTACCGTTCCTACTCGGACGGCAGGGACGCGCTGCTCGCCCGTGCCCTGGCAGCCGGGGTGCCGGCACACCGCATCGCGGAACTCACCGGTGAAGACCTGGTCACCGTCAAGGCGTTGGCGCACTGA
- a CDS encoding IS3 family transposase gives MTEHIPEALVAFIGGQRVEHDVPHRVICRVVGVSEAWFCKWRRRPDEPTWREVGRAELGEKIVYFFRKSGETYGSPRITLDLWAGGWKVSVDTVAEIMAELGLQGRKLPRRRRSLTWQGKRKAAPDLVHRRFEAVTPDVLWYGDMTEIATGEGKIYLATVIDAFSRRCLGYAMGENHDAALVGASLKMAAAIRGGQVEGTIFHSDRGSEYTSEAYDTLCDRLGVVQSMGRVGSALDNAAAESFNSLIKVEYIHRHQFETRTEARLKIATWITGFYNPCRRHSAAGGVPPQEFERIIIEARDQSAQRRQAA, from the coding sequence GTGACCGAGCACATCCCGGAGGCGCTGGTCGCCTTCATCGGTGGCCAGAGGGTCGAGCACGACGTCCCGCACCGGGTGATCTGCCGGGTGGTCGGGGTGAGCGAGGCATGGTTCTGCAAGTGGCGCCGGCGCCCGGACGAGCCCACATGGCGCGAGGTCGGACGCGCGGAGCTGGGGGAGAAGATCGTGTACTTCTTCCGGAAGTCCGGTGAGACCTACGGCTCACCGCGGATCACGCTGGACCTGTGGGCAGGGGGCTGGAAGGTTTCGGTGGACACCGTCGCGGAGATCATGGCCGAGCTCGGCCTGCAGGGCCGCAAGCTTCCGCGTCGACGCAGGTCGCTGACCTGGCAGGGCAAGCGGAAAGCGGCTCCTGACCTGGTGCACCGCCGGTTCGAAGCGGTCACTCCGGACGTGCTCTGGTACGGCGACATGACCGAGATTGCGACCGGTGAGGGCAAGATCTACCTGGCCACGGTCATCGACGCGTTCTCTCGCCGTTGCCTCGGCTACGCGATGGGCGAGAACCACGACGCGGCTCTGGTCGGCGCGTCCTTGAAGATGGCAGCCGCGATACGGGGTGGTCAGGTGGAGGGAACGATCTTTCACAGCGACAGGGGCAGCGAGTACACGTCCGAGGCGTACGACACCCTGTGTGACCGGCTGGGCGTGGTGCAGTCCATGGGGCGAGTGGGGTCAGCCCTGGACAACGCCGCCGCGGAATCGTTCAACTCGCTGATCAAGGTCGAGTACATTCACCGGCACCAATTCGAGACCCGGACAGAGGCTCGACTGAAGATCGCTACCTGGATCACCGGGTTCTACAACCCGTGCCGGAGGCACAGCGCGGCCGGCGGGGTGCCGCCGCAAGAGTTCGAACGGATCATCATCGAAGCACGCGACCAGAGTGCCCAGAGGCGTCAGGCCGCATAG
- a CDS encoding sporulation protein, with the protein MVFKRLLGSLGVGGPTVDTVLDPGAPRPGTALTGQVHLKGGETDFDIEHITLELVARVEAEHEEGESEGVVVFERFTVGGGFRLGAGELQSVPFTVALPWETPVTELHGQGLGIVLGVRTELAVAGARDKGDLDRLSVGPLPVQEAILEAFGGLGFGFRSADLEYGRIGGTGQQLPFYQEIELTPGAQYAHQVTEIEVTFLAGPGGMEVVLEADKRGGLFSSGHDAVNRFTVSHDGVEHQDWNAIVDEWMRRLVEHRASYGSHAGHHGHDGHHHDGHRSGPGMGTVVAAGAAGLAVGVVGGMVAAEVVDEVGDFFEGDEEEAEDEG; encoded by the coding sequence ATGGTGTTCAAACGACTGCTCGGCTCGCTCGGCGTGGGCGGCCCCACGGTCGACACGGTCCTCGACCCCGGTGCGCCCCGGCCCGGAACCGCACTGACCGGACAGGTCCATCTCAAGGGCGGTGAAACCGACTTCGACATCGAGCACATCACGCTGGAGCTGGTGGCCCGGGTCGAGGCCGAGCACGAGGAGGGGGAGAGTGAGGGCGTCGTCGTCTTCGAGCGGTTCACCGTGGGCGGCGGCTTCCGGCTCGGCGCAGGCGAACTGCAGAGCGTCCCGTTCACCGTGGCACTGCCCTGGGAGACCCCCGTCACCGAGCTCCACGGCCAGGGCCTCGGCATCGTCCTGGGAGTGCGGACCGAACTCGCCGTGGCGGGCGCCAGGGACAAGGGTGATCTGGACCGGCTGAGCGTCGGGCCGCTGCCCGTGCAGGAAGCGATCCTCGAGGCGTTCGGCGGGCTCGGGTTCGGCTTCCGGTCCGCCGATCTCGAGTACGGCCGCATCGGCGGCACCGGCCAGCAACTGCCCTTCTACCAGGAGATCGAGCTAACCCCTGGGGCACAGTACGCCCACCAGGTCACCGAGATCGAGGTGACGTTCCTCGCCGGCCCGGGCGGTATGGAGGTCGTGCTGGAGGCGGACAAGCGCGGCGGGCTCTTCTCCTCCGGCCACGACGCGGTGAACCGGTTCACGGTCTCCCACGACGGTGTCGAGCACCAGGACTGGAACGCGATCGTCGACGAGTGGATGCGCCGGCTCGTGGAGCACCGGGCTTCGTACGGCTCTCACGCCGGACACCACGGGCACGACGGGCACCACCACGACGGCCACCGCTCCGGCCCCGGCATGGGGACGGTCGTCGCGGCGGGCGCGGCCGGGCTGGCCGTGGGGGTCGTCGGTGGCATGGTCGCGGCCGAAGTCGTCGACGAGGTCGGGGACTTCTTCGAGGGTGACGAGGAAGAGGCGGAGGACGAGGGCTGA
- a CDS encoding acyltransferase family protein gives MVNETLPSRSSGETDRPPTRPDKDESAAGTARAGGGTDGGRRPAKPRDALFDNAKYLAIVLVAVGHAWEPLRSESRTVTALYTLVYAFHMPTFIIISGYFSRGFDWSPAKIKRLITGVAVPYVVFEVAYTFFTRWSDNEPDRSISLLDPLYLTWFLAALFIWRLTTPIWQTLRRPLPVALAVAALATLAPSIGKDLDLHRTLQFLPYFVLGLLLKKEHFEMVRRREVRILAVPVFAGALVVAYWSVTWMDYAWFFHNSSAEDLGSPAWHGPLMTLAIFGCSAVLVACFVALVPRRRTWFTALGAGTLYGYLLHGFFIQAANHWHWSRNDWFHTPVGETAVTAIAAVVVTALCTAPVRKVFRPVFEPKMDRAFRQQVPAAASAPARKPVPELAAASQRSS, from the coding sequence ATCGTGAACGAAACGCTGCCCTCGCGCAGCTCCGGGGAGACGGACAGGCCTCCGACGAGACCGGACAAGGACGAGAGCGCCGCCGGCACCGCGCGGGCCGGCGGGGGGACAGACGGGGGGAGGCGGCCGGCGAAACCGCGGGACGCGCTCTTCGACAACGCCAAGTACCTGGCCATCGTGCTGGTGGCGGTCGGCCACGCGTGGGAACCGCTGCGCAGCGAGAGCCGTACCGTCACGGCGCTCTACACCCTGGTCTACGCCTTCCACATGCCGACGTTCATCATCATCTCCGGCTACTTCTCGCGCGGCTTCGACTGGAGCCCGGCGAAGATCAAGCGCCTGATCACCGGCGTCGCCGTGCCGTATGTCGTCTTCGAGGTGGCGTACACCTTCTTCACCCGGTGGAGCGACAACGAACCGGACCGCTCGATCAGCCTGCTGGACCCCCTGTACCTGACGTGGTTCCTCGCCGCGCTGTTCATCTGGCGGCTGACCACCCCGATCTGGCAGACCTTGCGCCGGCCGCTGCCCGTCGCCCTCGCCGTCGCGGCACTGGCCACCCTTGCCCCGTCCATCGGCAAGGATCTCGACCTGCACCGCACCCTGCAGTTCCTGCCGTACTTCGTGCTCGGCCTCTTGCTGAAGAAGGAGCACTTCGAGATGGTGCGGCGCCGTGAGGTGCGCATCCTGGCTGTACCGGTGTTCGCGGGGGCGCTGGTTGTGGCCTACTGGTCCGTAACCTGGATGGACTACGCCTGGTTCTTTCACAACTCCAGCGCCGAGGATCTCGGGTCGCCCGCCTGGCACGGGCCGCTCATGACCCTGGCGATCTTCGGCTGCTCGGCGGTCCTCGTCGCCTGTTTCGTCGCCCTCGTCCCCCGGCGCCGCACGTGGTTCACCGCACTGGGTGCCGGCACACTGTACGGGTACCTGCTGCACGGCTTCTTCATCCAGGCCGCCAACCACTGGCACTGGTCCCGCAACGACTGGTTCCACACCCCGGTGGGCGAGACCGCCGTCACCGCGATCGCCGCCGTGGTCGTGACCGCCCTGTGCACCGCACCGGTGCGGAAGGTCTTCCGCCCCGTGTTCGAGCCGAAGATGGACCGGGCCTTCCGGCAGCAGGTCCCCGCGGCGGCCTCGGCACCTGCGCGGAAACCGGTTCCGGAATTGGCGGCGGCATCACAGCGGTCCAGTTAG
- a CDS encoding TerD family protein, translated as MGVSLSKGGNVSLSKEAPGLTAVVIGLGWDVRTTTGTDYDLDASALLLDTSGRVPSDQHFVFYNNLKSPDGSVEHTGDNLTGEGEGDDESVKVSLAGVPAEVDKIVFPVSIHDAENRGQSFGQVRNAFIRVVNQANNQEIARYDLSEDASTETAMVFGELYRNGAEWKFRAVGQGYASGLAGIAADFGVGV; from the coding sequence GTGGGAGTTTCCCTTTCCAAGGGCGGCAACGTCTCTCTCAGCAAGGAGGCCCCGGGCCTGACCGCGGTCGTGATCGGCCTCGGCTGGGACGTCCGCACCACCACCGGCACCGACTACGACCTCGACGCCTCCGCGCTGCTGCTCGACACCTCCGGCAGGGTGCCGTCCGACCAGCACTTCGTCTTCTACAACAACCTGAAGAGCCCGGACGGTTCGGTGGAGCACACCGGGGACAACCTCACCGGTGAGGGCGAGGGCGACGACGAGTCCGTCAAGGTGAGCCTCGCCGGTGTCCCCGCCGAGGTCGACAAGATCGTGTTCCCGGTCTCGATCCATGACGCGGAGAACCGCGGCCAGAGCTTCGGCCAGGTCCGCAACGCCTTCATCCGAGTCGTCAACCAGGCGAACAACCAGGAGATCGCCCGCTACGACCTCTCCGAGGACGCCTCCACCGAGACGGCGATGGTCTTCGGCGAGCTCTATCGCAACGGCGCCGAGTGGAAGTTCCGCGCCGTCGGCCAGGGGTACGCCTCCGGCCTCGCCGGAATCGCCGCCGACTTCGGCGTCGGGGTCTGA